The following proteins come from a genomic window of Sorex araneus isolate mSorAra2 chromosome 1, mSorAra2.pri, whole genome shotgun sequence:
- the ANKRA2 gene encoding ankyrin repeat family A protein 2 yields the protein MATTSNLDMGTQLKVEECASSYSLAGMPDIKLEHSLDPTAEEGSAQGIAMGMKFILPNRFDMNVCSRFVKSLNEEDSKNIQDQVNSDLEVASVLFKAECNIHTSPSPGIQVRHVYTPSTTKHFSPIKQSTTLTNKHRGNEVSTTPLLANSLSVHQLAAQGEMLYLATRIEQENVINHTDEEGFTPLMWAAAHGQIAVVEFLLQNGADPQLLGKGRESALSLACSKGYTDIVKMLLDCGVDVNEYDWNGGTPLLYAVHGNHVKCVKMLLENGADPTIETDSGYNSMDLAVALGYRSVQQVIESHLLKLLQNIKE from the exons ATGGCTACAACATCGAATCTGGATATGGGCACCCAGCTGAAAGTGGAAGAGTGTGCCAGCAGTTACAGTTTAGCTGGCATGCCCGACATTAAACTAGAGCATTCACTGGACCCAACCGCAGAGGAAGGATCAGCACAGGGCATTGCCATGGGAATGAAGTTCATACTGCCTAACCGATTTGATATGAACGTGTGTTCTCGATTCGTCAAGTCCTTAAATGAAGAGGATAGTAAAAATATTCAAGATCAGGTTAACTCTGACCTGGAAGTGGCATCTGTCCTATTTAAAG CGGAGTGCAATATCCATACATCTCCTTCTCCGGGAATTCAAGTAAGGCATGTCTACACTCCCTCTACAACAAAGCACTTCTCACCTATTAAACAGTCGACCACTTTGACCAACAAACACAGAGGAAATGAGGTCTCAACCACACCTCTGTTAGCCAATT CTCTGTCTGTTCACCAGTTGGCTGCTCAAGGAGAGATGCTGTACCTGGCCACTCGTATTGAACAAG aaaatgttatCAATCACACGGATGAAGAAGGATTTACTCCTCTGATGTGGGCTGCAGCACACGGGCAGATAGCTGTGGTAGAGTTTCTCCTTCAGAAT GGTGCTGATCCACAACTCTTAGGAAAAGGCCGAGAAAGTGCACTATCATTGGCCTGTAGTAAAGGCTATACAGACATTGTCAAAATGCTGCTTGACTGTGGAGTCGATGTAAATGAATATGATTGG AATGGAGGGACACCTTTGCTTTATGCTGTACATGGGAATCACGTGAAATGTGTAAAAATGCTCTTAG AAAATGGAGCTGACCCAACAATTGAAACTGACTCTGGATATAATTCTATGGATTTAGCTGTAGCCTTGGGCTATAGAAGTG TTCAACAGGTTATCGAGTCCCATTTGTTGAAGCTGCTTCAGAATATCAAGGAGTAG